In Deltaproteobacteria bacterium, the following proteins share a genomic window:
- a CDS encoding 6-bladed beta-propeller → MRRTTYVAAAAISLFAMVAGGAAAEVSFEPVYSVGGYGIGRQSFDRPVDAAEDREENAYVVDQGNNRIQVLDRRGSFLREWGGHGFTAGLFDKPSAIAIDPVSGNLFVVDRLNNRVQKFDSNGRYLSSFGRLGSGDGDFNRPMDIALDRKGNIYVADTGNNRIEKFDPGGRFILEWGKFARRRRGTELTNPVSIAYSDEGFGYLYVLSSPGCTVQKYDIDGVLIKTWPMRLSGEEGPCGPSRIRIEPRKYTVYIADAENNRLILFDKEGEPLGEFKGGKDPLKKPGGLFVNISFGEIVVVTDTGNNLVRKFRRIR, encoded by the coding sequence ATGAGGCGGACGACATACGTTGCGGCGGCGGCAATCTCGCTGTTCGCCATGGTTGCGGGGGGAGCGGCCGCGGAAGTCTCCTTCGAGCCGGTCTATTCCGTCGGCGGCTACGGCATCGGGCGGCAAAGCTTCGATCGGCCGGTAGATGCCGCCGAGGACCGCGAGGAGAACGCATACGTCGTGGACCAGGGGAACAACAGGATCCAGGTCCTCGACCGGAGGGGTTCGTTCCTCAGGGAGTGGGGAGGGCACGGATTCACCGCCGGTCTCTTCGACAAGCCGTCGGCGATAGCCATCGACCCGGTATCGGGGAATCTTTTCGTGGTGGACCGGCTCAACAACCGCGTGCAGAAATTCGACTCGAACGGCAGATACCTTTCGTCTTTCGGCCGGCTCGGATCGGGCGACGGCGACTTCAACCGGCCGATGGACATCGCGCTCGACCGGAAAGGGAACATATACGTTGCGGACACGGGAAACAATCGCATAGAGAAGTTCGATCCGGGCGGGAGATTCATTCTGGAATGGGGAAAGTTCGCCCGCCGCAGGCGGGGGACCGAACTGACCAACCCGGTATCCATAGCTTATTCCGACGAGGGTTTCGGCTATCTGTATGTGCTGTCGTCGCCGGGATGCACCGTGCAGAAATACGACATAGACGGGGTGTTGATAAAAACCTGGCCGATGCGCCTTTCGGGCGAGGAAGGGCCGTGCGGCCCTTCCAGGATACGGATTGAACCCCGGAAGTATACGGTGTATATTGCGGATGCGGAGAACAACCGCTTGATTCTGTTCGACAAAGAGGGCGAGCCCCTCGGGGAGTTCAAGGGGGGGAAGGACCCGCTCAAGAAGCCCGGCGGCCTGTTCGTAAACATATCGTTCGGTGAAATCGTCGTTGTGACGGATACGGGAAACAACCTCGTCCGAAAGTTCAGGAGGATAAGATAA
- a CDS encoding TlpA family protein disulfide reductase, with translation MTPLTGMIEGIKMLEVGAAAPDFSVKDSDGKPFRLADDKGKKAFLLVFWSIFCEPCRFEMPAIQKMHEKYREGGLDVITIALDGEPLAGSINGFIRQEGYTFRVLVDELDSKEMFKVADPYGVAGTPTLYILDRSGKVAYAKAGRVTEEELEKAIQAVLKK, from the coding sequence ATGACCCCTCTCACGGGGATGATAGAGGGGATCAAGATGCTGGAGGTCGGCGCGGCCGCTCCCGATTTCAGCGTCAAGGACTCGGACGGCAAACCGTTCCGACTGGCGGACGATAAGGGGAAAAAGGCGTTTCTCCTCGTTTTCTGGTCGATCTTCTGCGAGCCGTGCAGGTTCGAGATGCCGGCCATCCAGAAGATGCACGAGAAATACCGGGAGGGCGGGCTGGACGTTATCACCATCGCGCTCGACGGAGAGCCGCTGGCGGGCAGCATCAACGGCTTCATCAGGCAGGAGGGGTACACCTTCCGGGTGCTTGTCGACGAACTGGATTCCAAGGAGATGTTCAAGGTGGCCGACCCGTACGGCGTGGCGGGGACCCCCACGCTTTATATCCTGGACCGTTCGGGAAAGGTCGCCTACGCCAAGGCGGGCAGGGTGACGGAAGAGGAACTGGAGAAAGCAATCCAGGCGGTTCTGAAAAAGTGA
- a CDS encoding redoxin domain-containing protein produces MRAALRGAILAAMFCLWAGSALAVAVGEPAPSIEGEDLTGERVSLESYLGKKAVLLKFGSIYCSTCVSSLEDIARLRKKFQPSELQVIGVNLDVYGLARVRKFYRGYSSLIDFPMIVDDKLAASRPYDIQSIPAHVVIDKGGFVRFVSTGATEKDIKTLEEAVAKVVRGESGAEKLAKELPLQVFLPQNFSKTYQDSIYVVGRTRPGNRVSLSLNGGSRQSLKTMRDYFYIRTPLALGSNYIELQAIDEKGRRVNQGVVLFRAPKIGVGIESPFPEYHFHMEKNEAPCRKCHELNPPAEKAQGFTAATRFCLGCHKELTGQRMVHGPIPVGGCSPCHRFESRPNRYQVVARGQELCFKCHEEKRKDLVRTYLHGPMSAGLCTICHNPHASSETFQLRRYGGDLCVMCHEGIKTVQRRKTVHRPVGEGACSKCHEPHSSERNDNFVKLPGDRLCLSCHGDFARKGHTHPVGVPPKMERKMKLSKEGNLVCLSCHEAHASEESKLLLKGGCSGCHS; encoded by the coding sequence ATGCGGGCCGCGCTCCGCGGGGCGATTCTCGCCGCGATGTTCTGTCTATGGGCCGGGAGCGCTCTTGCCGTCGCCGTAGGGGAGCCGGCGCCATCCATCGAAGGGGAAGACCTGACGGGGGAAAGGGTCTCCCTGGAGTCCTATCTCGGCAAGAAGGCCGTTCTCCTGAAATTCGGCTCCATCTACTGTTCGACCTGCGTGTCGTCCCTCGAAGACATAGCCAGGCTGCGGAAGAAGTTCCAGCCGTCCGAGCTGCAGGTCATCGGCGTGAACCTCGACGTCTACGGCCTTGCGAGGGTCCGGAAATTCTACCGGGGCTATTCCTCCCTCATCGATTTTCCGATGATCGTGGACGACAAGCTGGCCGCCTCCCGCCCGTATGATATACAGTCGATTCCCGCGCATGTCGTCATAGACAAGGGAGGATTCGTCCGGTTCGTTTCGACCGGAGCGACCGAGAAGGACATCAAGACGCTGGAGGAAGCCGTCGCAAAGGTCGTACGCGGGGAGAGCGGCGCAGAGAAGCTGGCGAAGGAGCTTCCGCTGCAGGTTTTCCTGCCGCAGAATTTCTCCAAGACGTACCAGGATTCGATCTACGTAGTGGGCAGGACGCGGCCGGGGAACCGGGTGTCCCTGTCGCTGAACGGAGGTTCTCGACAGAGCCTGAAGACGATGCGGGATTACTTCTACATCCGCACCCCTCTTGCGCTGGGCTCGAACTATATCGAGCTGCAGGCGATCGACGAAAAGGGCAGGAGAGTCAACCAGGGGGTGGTCCTGTTCCGCGCGCCGAAGATCGGGGTGGGAATCGAATCGCCCTTCCCCGAATATCATTTCCACATGGAAAAGAACGAGGCGCCGTGCCGGAAGTGCCACGAGCTCAATCCCCCGGCGGAAAAGGCCCAGGGGTTCACCGCGGCGACGCGGTTCTGCCTCGGCTGCCACAAGGAGCTAACCGGACAGCGGATGGTGCACGGGCCGATCCCCGTCGGAGGGTGTTCTCCCTGTCACAGGTTCGAGAGCAGGCCGAACCGGTACCAGGTGGTCGCGAGGGGGCAGGAGCTCTGCTTCAAGTGCCACGAGGAAAAGCGGAAGGACCTGGTGCGGACCTACCTGCACGGCCCGATGTCGGCAGGCCTATGCACGATATGCCACAATCCTCACGCCTCCTCCGAGACGTTCCAGCTCCGGAGGTACGGGGGCGATCTCTGCGTCATGTGCCATGAAGGGATCAAGACGGTGCAGCGCAGGAAGACGGTCCACAGGCCGGTGGGGGAAGGGGCCTGCTCGAAGTGCCACGAGCCGCACTCGTCCGAAAGGAACGACAACTTCGTCAAGCTTCCGGGCGACAGGCTGTGCCTCTCATGCCACGGTGATTTCGCCCGCAAGGGACACACGCATCCCGTCGGCGTTCCACCGAAAATGGAACGGAAGATGAAGCTGAGCAAGGAAGGAAACCTGGTCTGCCTGTCTTGCCACGAGGCCCATGCTTCCGAAGAATCGAAGCTTCTGCTGAAAGGAGGGTGCAGCGGGTGTCACTCCTGA